Proteins encoded by one window of Shewanella avicenniae:
- the prpF gene encoding 2-methylaconitate cis-trans isomerase PrpF, which produces MVTRQVKIPATYMRGGTSKGVFFALEDLPEVAQQAGAARDALLLRVIGSPDPYGKHTDGMGGATSSTSKTVILSRSSQVDHDVDYLFGQVAIDKAFVDWSGNCGNLTAAVGAFAISKGLVDPERVPNNGICTVRIWQANIHKTILAQVPMVDGEVVECGDFELDGVTFPAAEVQITFVDPADDSDGGSMFPTGNLVDQLEVPTSLVASGKLKATLINAGIPTIFVNAADIGYQGTELQDDINSDAAALSRFEQLRAYGALKMGLIKQLDEIGARQHTPKIAFVAPSTEYNSSSGKLITTADIDLCVRALSMGKLHHAMMGTAAVAIATAAAVPGTLVNLAAGGGEREQICFGHPSGTLKVGASARQVDGQWQVSQVVMSRSARVLMEGWVRIPENSF; this is translated from the coding sequence ATGGTCACTCGCCAAGTGAAAATTCCCGCCACCTATATGCGTGGCGGTACCAGCAAAGGGGTGTTTTTTGCCCTTGAGGATCTGCCTGAAGTGGCACAGCAAGCGGGTGCAGCCCGTGATGCGTTGCTGCTGCGGGTGATTGGCAGTCCAGACCCTTACGGTAAGCACACCGATGGTATGGGCGGTGCGACTTCGAGTACCAGCAAAACCGTCATCCTCAGTCGCAGCAGTCAAGTTGATCACGATGTTGATTACCTGTTTGGTCAGGTGGCTATTGATAAAGCCTTTGTCGACTGGAGTGGCAACTGCGGCAATCTCACTGCGGCGGTGGGGGCGTTTGCCATCAGTAAAGGTTTAGTTGACCCTGAGCGAGTGCCAAATAACGGCATCTGTACCGTGCGTATCTGGCAAGCGAACATTCACAAAACCATTCTGGCGCAAGTGCCGATGGTAGATGGCGAAGTGGTCGAATGCGGTGACTTTGAGCTTGATGGGGTGACGTTCCCAGCGGCAGAAGTGCAGATCACTTTTGTTGACCCTGCCGATGATAGCGATGGCGGCAGCATGTTCCCGACTGGCAATTTAGTGGATCAACTAGAGGTGCCGACCTCCTTGGTCGCCAGCGGCAAACTCAAGGCAACTCTGATCAACGCTGGTATTCCTACCATCTTCGTCAATGCCGCTGATATTGGTTATCAAGGCACCGAGTTACAGGATGACATTAACAGCGATGCTGCGGCGTTGAGTCGCTTTGAACAGTTGCGTGCTTACGGTGCATTGAAAATGGGCCTCATCAAGCAACTGGATGAAATTGGCGCACGGCAGCATACCCCGAAAATCGCCTTTGTAGCCCCAAGTACAGAATACAATTCATCAAGCGGAAAATTGATTACAACCGCCGATATCGATCTGTGCGTTCGTGCACTCTCGATGGGTAAACTGCATCACGCCATGATGGGTACCGCCGCAGTGGCGATTGCAACGGCCGCTGCAGTCCCTGGCACATTAGTGAATCTTGCTGCCGGTGGCGGTGAACGTGAGCAGATCTGTTTTGGTCATCCCTCTGGCACGCTCAAAGTGGGTGCCAGTGCGCGGCAAGTAGACGGTCAGTGGCAAGTCAGCCAAGTGGTGATGAGCCGGAGTGCTCGCGTATTGATGGAAGGCTGGGTACGCATCCCAGAAAACAGCTTCTAA